From one Mycobacterium colombiense CECT 3035 genomic stretch:
- a CDS encoding SRPBCC family protein, producing the protein MALHSRARSLLFVHADRTLSELVPAPPDPVRDFYVDLDNIKAVHPLIVSVDTVSRTETPDGYQQTYRVVDRIPVGPLTIRTSYRARLRVPVRGDVLTEADQSPGVRLRGAVSFEAVDGGTRVTERISITAPRPLAGMTIREGVKAHVKMLAGIRRHFESG; encoded by the coding sequence GTGGCGTTACACTCGCGGGCCCGGTCGTTGTTGTTCGTCCACGCCGATCGGACGCTGAGCGAGCTGGTGCCCGCGCCGCCGGACCCCGTTCGTGACTTCTACGTGGACCTCGACAACATCAAAGCCGTGCACCCGCTGATCGTGTCGGTGGACACGGTGTCCCGCACCGAAACCCCGGACGGCTACCAGCAGACCTATCGCGTGGTCGACCGGATTCCCGTGGGGCCGTTGACGATCCGAACCAGCTATCGGGCACGGCTGCGGGTGCCGGTCCGCGGCGACGTGCTGACCGAGGCCGATCAATCTCCTGGCGTGCGGCTGCGCGGCGCGGTGAGTTTCGAGGCCGTCGACGGAGGAACCCGCGTCACCGAACGGATTTCGATCACCGCACCGCGGCCGCTGGCCGGGATGACCATCCGCGAAGGCGTGAAGGCGCACGTCAAGATGCTGGCCGGCATCCGGCGTCACTTCGAGTCCGGGTGA
- a CDS encoding NDMA-dependent alcohol dehydrogenase: protein MKCRAAVIRGVGQDWEIREIELDPPHAGEVMVRMAVAGICHSDDHLFTGDVVPTDEAVAASGQPAPDWFPLLGGHEGAGVVEEVGPGVTSVRPGDHVALSFIPACGSCRFCVNGQSYICDIGASLFVREMPTDGTCRRHLGDEDLLAYGQLGTFAEYAVLSEKSVIKIDDAVPFHAASLVSCGVSTGWGSATISAGTEPGDTVVVIGAGGVGMNALQGARAVGAKYVVAVDPVESKRDSAKIFGATHTAASAQEAMPVVKEITAGLMADRVVICPGVVHVDLLPLAMALLRKGGVCVLTGITPFTEPPVPLVLQEMTLSAKQLRGALYGGMNPRTSVPMLLSMYQAGAVKLDELVTRHYRLDQINEAMTDLREGRNIRGVIDFAGV, encoded by the coding sequence ATGAAGTGTCGAGCCGCTGTCATCCGCGGGGTGGGCCAGGACTGGGAGATCCGCGAGATCGAGCTGGACCCGCCCCACGCGGGTGAGGTCATGGTGCGGATGGCCGTCGCCGGAATCTGTCACTCCGACGACCACCTGTTCACCGGCGACGTGGTCCCGACGGACGAGGCGGTGGCCGCCAGCGGTCAGCCGGCACCGGACTGGTTCCCGCTGCTCGGCGGTCACGAAGGTGCCGGTGTCGTCGAAGAAGTCGGGCCCGGCGTGACGTCGGTGCGGCCGGGGGACCATGTGGCGCTGTCGTTCATACCGGCGTGCGGCAGTTGCCGCTTCTGCGTGAACGGGCAGAGCTACATCTGCGACATCGGCGCAAGCCTGTTCGTCCGGGAGATGCCCACCGACGGAACGTGCCGCCGGCACCTGGGCGACGAAGACCTGTTGGCCTATGGACAACTCGGCACGTTCGCCGAATACGCGGTGCTGTCGGAAAAGTCGGTCATCAAGATCGACGACGCTGTCCCGTTCCATGCCGCTTCGCTCGTCTCGTGCGGGGTCAGCACGGGCTGGGGTTCCGCGACGATATCGGCAGGCACCGAACCCGGCGACACGGTCGTCGTCATCGGCGCCGGTGGGGTCGGGATGAACGCCCTGCAAGGTGCGCGCGCCGTCGGTGCGAAGTATGTCGTCGCGGTGGATCCGGTTGAGTCAAAACGGGATTCGGCGAAGATCTTCGGTGCCACGCACACCGCCGCCTCCGCGCAGGAGGCGATGCCGGTGGTCAAAGAGATCACCGCCGGCCTGATGGCGGACCGGGTGGTGATCTGCCCCGGTGTGGTACACGTCGACCTGCTGCCGTTGGCGATGGCGCTGCTGCGCAAGGGCGGCGTCTGCGTGCTCACCGGCATCACGCCGTTCACCGAACCCCCGGTTCCCCTGGTGCTGCAGGAGATGACGCTGTCGGCAAAGCAGCTGCGGGGTGCGCTGTACGGCGGGATGAATCCGCGTACCAGCGTGCCGATGCTGCTGTCGATGTACCAGGCGGGCGCGGTGAAGCTCGACGAGTTGGTCACCCGCCACTATCGGCTCGACCAGATCAACGAGGCGATGACCGACCTTCGGGAGGGCCGCAACATTCGCGGCGTGATCGATTTCGCCGGCGTGTGA
- a CDS encoding acyl-CoA synthetase, with protein sequence MNLFALLDAAASRFPDRGAVYRGERRVCTWIELRDRALRLAASIRRQHDPGARIAIATHNRPEIIELMFATWAADCVVVPINYKLHPREMAQILDDAGAARVFASQAIGAELAPMTAAPTELLDSEHYSARFDSHPSAPPRADPSALAWLFYTSGTTGRSKGAMLTHRNLTAMTVAHLADIDAPDENCSLVHAAPMSHGSGLYILPYVLRAARQVLPESGAFDPNEFLDLCEHHPSASAFLAPTMVQRLVATGRARPANLATIVYGGGPMYVESLRKAIAAFGPIFAQIYGQGESPMTITGLRRADHESGDDAVLGSVGYARSGMEVAVLGPDGRPAPPGEIGEIVCRGDAVMSGYWKNPEATRAALKDGWLYTGDMGSFDARGFLTLRDRSKDVVISGGSNIYPREVEEVLLEHPGVAEACVVGTPDAEWGEIVVAFIVGSVDPAALDAHLLERIARFKRPKRYEFVDELPKNSYGKVLKRELRAGLAH encoded by the coding sequence ATGAATCTGTTCGCGCTGCTCGACGCGGCCGCGAGCCGCTTCCCCGATCGCGGCGCGGTGTACCGGGGAGAGCGCCGCGTGTGCACCTGGATCGAGTTGCGCGACCGGGCATTACGCCTGGCCGCGTCGATCCGGCGGCAGCACGATCCCGGTGCCCGGATCGCGATCGCGACCCACAACCGTCCGGAGATCATCGAGTTGATGTTCGCGACCTGGGCCGCCGACTGCGTGGTCGTCCCGATCAACTACAAGCTGCATCCGCGCGAGATGGCACAGATCCTCGACGACGCCGGAGCCGCCCGGGTGTTCGCCTCGCAGGCCATCGGCGCCGAGCTCGCGCCGATGACCGCGGCGCCGACGGAACTCCTTGACTCCGAACACTATTCGGCGCGTTTCGACTCCCATCCGTCGGCGCCCCCGCGCGCCGATCCGTCGGCGCTGGCGTGGCTGTTCTACACCAGCGGCACCACCGGTCGGTCCAAAGGCGCAATGCTGACGCACCGCAACCTCACGGCGATGACGGTCGCGCACCTCGCCGACATCGACGCCCCCGACGAGAACTGCAGCCTGGTGCACGCGGCACCGATGTCGCACGGCTCGGGCCTGTACATCCTTCCGTACGTGCTGCGCGCCGCGCGCCAGGTCCTCCCCGAGTCGGGGGCGTTCGATCCGAACGAATTCCTGGACCTCTGCGAGCATCACCCGAGCGCCAGCGCATTCCTGGCTCCGACGATGGTCCAACGTCTGGTCGCCACGGGTCGCGCCCGCCCGGCCAATCTGGCCACCATCGTCTACGGCGGCGGACCCATGTACGTCGAAAGCCTGCGCAAGGCGATCGCAGCGTTCGGCCCGATCTTCGCGCAGATCTACGGGCAGGGCGAGTCACCGATGACCATCACCGGGCTGCGACGCGCCGACCACGAATCCGGCGACGACGCGGTCCTGGGTTCGGTCGGTTACGCGCGCTCGGGGATGGAGGTCGCGGTGCTGGGCCCCGACGGTCGCCCGGCGCCGCCCGGTGAGATCGGCGAAATCGTCTGTCGCGGAGACGCGGTCATGTCCGGGTACTGGAAGAACCCCGAAGCGACCCGCGCCGCACTCAAGGACGGCTGGCTCTACACCGGCGACATGGGCTCGTTCGACGCGCGCGGTTTCCTCACGCTGCGGGACCGGTCGAAGGACGTCGTCATCAGCGGCGGGAGCAACATCTACCCCCGCGAGGTGGAGGAGGTCCTGCTCGAACACCCCGGCGTCGCCGAGGCGTGCGTGGTCGGCACCCCGGACGCCGAATGGGGTGAGATCGTGGTCGCCTTCATCGTCGGCTCGGTCGATCCCGCGGCTCTGGACGCACACCTGCTGGAGCGCATCGCCCGCTTCAAACGTCCCAAGCGTTACGAATTCGTCGACGAACTACCGAAAAACAGCTACGGCAAGGTGCTCAAGCGTGAGCTGCGCGCCGGCCTGGCGCACTGA
- a CDS encoding SDR family NAD(P)-dependent oxidoreductase — protein MGEMQVAIVTGASSGIGLGCATKLAEMGMAVVGTGRDEARLAELASAVGDPDRVATLAVDLTDDDAPRRIVDLAVDRWGHIDFLINNAGVGSPKPLHETDDETLDYFLGLMLRAPFRLARDVLPHMAPGSAIINVTSTFAVVGGLRGGAYSAAKGGLTALTTHIACQYGASGIRCNAVAPGVTVTPMVEKRLEDERFRKINTEMTPHQRLGRIDDIASTVAFLCSPGGSFINGQTIVVDGGWSSTKYLSESALSAQWIER, from the coding sequence ATGGGTGAGATGCAGGTCGCGATCGTCACGGGAGCAAGCAGCGGTATAGGCCTGGGGTGCGCCACAAAACTCGCCGAAATGGGCATGGCCGTCGTCGGCACCGGCCGCGACGAGGCGCGGCTCGCCGAACTGGCAAGCGCGGTCGGCGATCCGGATCGCGTCGCGACCCTCGCCGTCGACCTCACCGATGATGACGCCCCGCGCCGCATCGTGGACCTCGCGGTCGACCGGTGGGGCCACATCGACTTCTTGATCAACAACGCCGGAGTGGGCAGCCCCAAACCGTTGCACGAAACCGACGACGAGACCCTGGACTACTTCCTGGGATTGATGCTGCGGGCGCCGTTTCGGCTCGCGCGAGACGTGTTGCCGCACATGGCGCCCGGGTCAGCGATCATCAACGTGACATCGACCTTCGCGGTCGTCGGCGGCCTGCGCGGCGGCGCCTACTCCGCGGCCAAGGGCGGGCTGACCGCGCTGACCACCCACATCGCCTGCCAGTACGGGGCGTCCGGCATCCGCTGCAACGCCGTCGCGCCCGGGGTGACCGTGACGCCGATGGTCGAAAAGCGCCTGGAGGACGAGCGATTCCGCAAGATCAACACCGAGATGACGCCGCATCAGCGGCTGGGCCGCATCGACGACATCGCCAGCACCGTCGCGTTCCTGTGCTCGCCCGGCGGCAGCTTCATCAACGGCCAGACGATCGTGGTGGACGGCGGCTGGAGCTCGACGAAGTACCTGTCGGAATCGGCGCTGTCGGCACAGTGGATCGAGCGATGA